In Streptomyces sp. NBC_00569, a single genomic region encodes these proteins:
- the map gene encoding type I methionyl aminopeptidase, whose protein sequence is MSGQSLLVPGELSPTRSVPGNIRRPEYVGKPAPTPYKGPEIQTPETVEAMRLAGRIAARAMEEAAKAIAPGVTTDELDRIAHDYMCDHGAYPSTLGYRNFPKSLCTSVNEVICHGIPDSTVLKDGDIVNLDVTAYIGGVHGDNNATYLVGDVDEESRLLVERTRESLKRAINAVRPGRQINIIGRVIESYAKRFGYGVVRDFTGHGINSSFHSGLIIPHYDSPHATTVIQPGMTFTIEPMLTLGTHEYDLWDDGWTVVTKDRKRTAQFEHTLVVTESGADILTLP, encoded by the coding sequence ATGTCTGGCCAGTCGCTGCTCGTACCAGGGGAGCTCTCTCCCACTCGTTCCGTACCCGGAAACATCCGGCGTCCCGAGTACGTGGGCAAGCCCGCGCCGACGCCGTACAAAGGTCCGGAGATCCAGACCCCGGAGACGGTCGAGGCCATGCGCCTCGCCGGCCGGATCGCCGCGCGGGCCATGGAGGAGGCCGCCAAGGCCATCGCACCCGGCGTGACCACGGACGAGCTCGACCGCATCGCGCACGACTACATGTGCGACCACGGCGCGTACCCCTCGACCCTCGGCTACCGCAACTTCCCGAAGTCGCTGTGCACCTCCGTCAACGAGGTCATCTGTCACGGGATCCCCGACTCGACCGTCCTCAAGGACGGCGACATCGTCAACCTCGATGTCACCGCGTACATCGGCGGCGTCCACGGCGACAACAACGCGACCTACCTGGTCGGCGATGTCGACGAGGAGTCCCGGCTTCTTGTCGAGCGGACCCGTGAGTCCCTCAAGCGCGCCATCAATGCCGTCCGGCCCGGGCGCCAGATCAACATCATCGGCCGCGTCATCGAGTCGTACGCCAAGCGCTTCGGCTATGGGGTCGTGCGGGACTTCACGGGGCACGGGATCAACTCGTCGTTCCACTCCGGCCTGATCATTCCGCACTACGACAGCCCGCACGCCACCACCGTCATCCAGCCCGGGATGACCTTCACCATCGAGCCCATGCTCACGCTCGGCACCCATGAGTACGACCTGTGGGACGACGGGTGGACCGTGGTCACCAAGGACCGCAAGCGGACCGCTCAGTTCGAGCACACACTCGTTGTCACCGAATCCGGTGCGGACATCCTCACTCTGCCCTGA
- the efeU gene encoding iron uptake transporter permease EfeU, translating to MFGNYLIGLREGLEASLVVCILIAYLVKTDRRDALRPIWIGIAIAVAVALGFGFALTFGSQELTFEAQEALGGSLSIVAVGLVTWMVFWMRRTARHLKSELHGKLDAALQMGTAALVATAFLAVGREGLETALFVWASVRASNDGTHGPLIGVLLGLLTAVVLGWLFYRGALKINLAKFFTWTGGMLVIVAAGVLAYGVHDLQEAQFLGGLSSKAFDISETIPPDSWYGTLLKGVFNFQPDPTVLQVVVWLLYLIPTLAVFFAPAGFLSRKPKTEAQSSRESAKA from the coding sequence ATGTTCGGCAACTACCTGATCGGCCTGCGCGAGGGACTCGAGGCCAGCCTCGTCGTCTGCATCCTCATCGCGTATCTGGTGAAGACGGACCGGCGTGACGCGCTGCGTCCCATCTGGATCGGCATCGCCATCGCCGTCGCCGTGGCGCTCGGCTTCGGTTTCGCGCTGACCTTCGGCTCTCAGGAGCTGACGTTCGAGGCGCAGGAGGCGCTCGGCGGTTCGCTGTCGATCGTCGCCGTGGGCCTGGTGACGTGGATGGTCTTCTGGATGCGGCGCACGGCGCGGCATCTGAAGTCGGAGCTGCACGGCAAGCTGGACGCGGCACTCCAGATGGGTACGGCCGCGCTGGTCGCGACCGCTTTCCTGGCGGTGGGCCGCGAGGGTCTTGAGACCGCCCTGTTCGTCTGGGCGTCGGTGCGCGCGTCGAACGACGGCACGCACGGGCCGCTGATCGGTGTCCTGCTGGGCCTGCTGACGGCGGTCGTCCTCGGCTGGCTGTTCTACCGGGGCGCCCTGAAGATCAATCTGGCGAAGTTCTTCACGTGGACCGGCGGCATGCTGGTGATCGTGGCGGCGGGCGTCCTCGCGTACGGCGTGCACGACCTTCAGGAGGCGCAATTCCTGGGAGGTCTGTCCAGCAAGGCGTTCGACATCAGCGAGACGATTCCGCCGGACAGCTGGTACGGCACGCTCCTCAAGGGCGTGTTCAACTTCCAGCCCGATCCGACGGTCCTCCAAGTCGTCGTCTGGCTGCTGTACTTGATCCCGACGCTCGCGGTGTTCTTCGCGCCCGCCGGTTTCCTGTCCCGGAAGCCGAAGACCGAGGCGCAGTCTTCCCGTGAGTCCGCCAAAGCCTGA
- a CDS encoding site-2 protease family protein, translated as MTTAATRRSDRRISPVFVGIAAVTAVAGWAVWTDFAAQPGIAVFLFVTGAWIVSLCLHEYAHARTALHSGDISIGAKGYLTLNPLKYTHALLSIVLPVIFVIMGGIGLPGGAVFIERGRIRGRWRHSLISAAGPLTNILFAVVCTAPFWLDALNGVPDTFRYALGFLALLQVTAAILNFLPIPGLDGYGVIEPWLSRSFRQQVEPFAPFGLLAVFGILWIPEVNEVFFDAIHAILRSLGVTEWDTYWGQEFYRFWQGTPDIPVVTQ; from the coding sequence ATGACCACCGCCGCCACCCGTCGCAGCGATCGCAGGATCAGCCCCGTCTTCGTCGGCATCGCCGCCGTCACCGCCGTCGCCGGCTGGGCCGTGTGGACGGACTTCGCCGCGCAGCCCGGCATCGCCGTCTTCCTGTTCGTGACGGGCGCCTGGATCGTCTCGCTCTGTCTGCACGAGTACGCCCACGCGCGCACGGCCCTGCACAGCGGCGACATCTCCATCGGCGCGAAGGGTTATCTGACCCTGAACCCGCTGAAGTACACGCACGCCCTGCTCAGCATCGTGCTGCCCGTCATCTTCGTGATCATGGGAGGGATCGGTCTGCCCGGCGGCGCCGTCTTCATCGAGCGGGGCCGGATCCGGGGCCGCTGGCGGCACAGTCTCATCTCGGCGGCGGGCCCGCTGACCAACATCCTGTTCGCCGTCGTGTGCACGGCGCCGTTCTGGCTGGACGCGCTGAACGGGGTGCCGGACACCTTCCGCTACGCGCTCGGCTTCCTCGCCCTGCTCCAGGTGACCGCGGCGATCCTGAACTTCCTGCCGATCCCCGGCCTGGACGGCTACGGCGTCATCGAACCCTGGCTGTCCCGGAGCTTCCGGCAGCAGGTGGAGCCGTTCGCCCCGTTCGGGCTGCTCGCCGTCTTCGGCATCCTGTGGATCCCGGAGGTGAACGAGGTGTTCTTCGACGCGATCCACGCGATCCTGCGCTCCCTCGGTGTCACCGAGTGGGACACCTACTGGGGGCAGGAGTTCTATCGCTTCTGGCAGGGCACCCCTGACATCCCCGTCGTCACGCAGTAG
- the npdG gene encoding NADPH-dependent F420 reductase — protein MTSTDSVQKAPAKDPWDLPDVSGLVVGVLGGTGDQGRGLAYRLARAGQKVIIGSRAAERAEAAAGELGLGVEGAANAECARRSDIVIVAVPWEGHGKTLESLREDLAGKLVVDCVNPLGFDKKGAYALKPEEGSAAEQAAALLPESRVTAAFHHLSAVLLQDEAIAEIDTDVMVLGEARADTDIVQALAGRIPGMRGVFAGRLRNAHQVESLVANLISVNRRYKAHAGLRVTDV, from the coding sequence ATGACCTCTACCGACAGTGTGCAGAAGGCGCCCGCGAAGGACCCCTGGGACCTCCCCGACGTATCGGGCCTGGTGGTCGGCGTGCTGGGCGGCACGGGCGACCAGGGCCGCGGGCTCGCGTACCGGCTGGCCCGGGCGGGCCAGAAGGTGATCATCGGATCCCGCGCGGCGGAGCGCGCCGAGGCGGCCGCGGGCGAGCTGGGCCTGGGCGTCGAGGGCGCGGCCAACGCGGAGTGCGCGCGCCGCAGCGACATCGTGATCGTGGCGGTGCCGTGGGAGGGCCACGGCAAGACGCTGGAATCGCTGCGCGAGGACCTCGCGGGCAAGCTCGTGGTCGACTGCGTCAACCCGCTGGGCTTCGACAAGAAGGGCGCGTACGCGCTGAAGCCGGAGGAGGGGAGCGCGGCGGAGCAGGCCGCGGCGCTGCTGCCGGAGTCGAGGGTGACGGCGGCGTTCCACCACCTGTCGGCCGTACTCCTCCAGGACGAGGCGATCGCCGAGATCGACACGGACGTGATGGTGCTGGGCGAGGCGCGGGCGGACACGGACATCGTCCAGGCGCTGGCGGGCCGCATTCCGGGCATGCGGGGAGTCTTCGCGGGCCGGCTGCGCAACGCGCACCAGGTGGAGTCGCTGGTCGCGAACCTGATCTCGGTGAACCGCCGCTACAAGGCCCACGCGGGGCTGCGGGTCACCGACGTGTAG
- a CDS encoding sialidase family protein produces MTETSVPFRAGREGYASFRIPAAVTTHSGVLLAFCEGRVGSREDYGNIDVVLKRSTDGGRTWDPLQVVAANGDDLAGNPAPVVLDTGRVLIVHVRNAARATEAAIRRGEVEPEDGRRVWVQHSDDEGVTWSAPREITAQAKDRAWRWYATGPGHAIQTRSGRVVVPANHSLPPAGGDTGTEGKYDGGHCLLSDDRGRTWRLGYVDDHPDGYVNVNETTAAELADGRLYFNARNDSPAPGTRADATSEDGGESLVRAFRPQAGLVGPVVEGSLLRLGEVLLFAGPADPGSRALMSVRASEDEGVTWRVAHTVDGLPAAYCDLVRIDASTVGLLYETGDFGAYETITFRRIPVAALLTRTPE; encoded by the coding sequence CTGACTGAGACGTCTGTTCCCTTCCGCGCGGGGCGCGAGGGATACGCGAGTTTCCGGATCCCCGCGGCTGTCACGACACACTCCGGCGTGCTGCTCGCGTTCTGCGAGGGACGAGTGGGGTCGAGGGAGGACTACGGGAACATCGACGTGGTCCTGAAGAGATCCACGGACGGCGGCCGCACCTGGGACCCGCTCCAGGTGGTGGCGGCGAACGGTGACGACCTGGCGGGGAACCCGGCGCCGGTGGTCCTGGACACGGGACGGGTCCTGATCGTCCACGTACGGAACGCGGCGCGGGCGACGGAAGCGGCGATCAGACGAGGCGAGGTGGAGCCCGAGGACGGGCGCCGGGTCTGGGTGCAGCACAGCGACGACGAGGGAGTGACCTGGTCCGCGCCCAGGGAGATCACGGCGCAGGCGAAGGACAGGGCCTGGCGCTGGTACGCCACGGGCCCCGGCCACGCGATCCAGACACGGAGCGGACGCGTGGTGGTGCCGGCCAACCACTCGCTCCCGCCCGCCGGAGGCGACACCGGCACGGAGGGAAAGTACGACGGAGGCCACTGCCTGCTGAGCGACGACCGGGGCAGGACCTGGCGGCTCGGCTACGTGGACGACCATCCGGACGGCTATGTGAACGTGAACGAGACGACCGCGGCCGAACTGGCCGACGGGCGGCTGTACTTCAACGCCCGCAACGACTCGCCGGCGCCGGGCACGAGGGCGGACGCGACATCGGAGGACGGCGGCGAGAGCCTGGTCAGGGCGTTCCGGCCGCAGGCGGGCCTCGTGGGCCCGGTCGTGGAGGGGAGCCTGCTGAGGCTGGGGGAGGTGCTGCTGTTCGCCGGCCCGGCGGACCCCGGGTCCAGGGCACTGATGAGCGTGCGGGCGAGCGAGGACGAGGGAGTCACCTGGCGCGTGGCCCACACGGTGGACGGCCTGCCCGCCGCGTACTGCGACCTCGTACGGATCGATGCCTCGACGGTCGGGCTCCTCTACGAGACGGGAGACTTCGGCGCGTACGAGACGATCACGTTCAGACGGATCCCGGTCGCCGCGCTACTGACCCGTACGCCTGAGTAA
- the efeO gene encoding iron uptake system protein EfeO → MRAVRLTVVTAAATAATLAAVTGCTQKSDAKSGGDRVVEVTATDDKCDVSKTRFPAGHVELSIENKGSKVTEVYVLFPDDRIVSERENIGPGTKQKLTAEVKAGSYEIACKPGMKGDGIRQKVTVTGGKAVKRDARLDKAVAAYRTYAQEQADETLPKVTTFTDAVRKGDLKAAQAAYAPSRLGWERTEPVAESFGDIDPKVDVRADGLEEGQDPKTDWTGWHRLEKALWQDKKIGSREKELATQLDKDLKDWQTRVGKADITPTSMANGAKELLDEVATGKVTGEEERYSHTDLVDFKANVEGAEKAYDLLKPVAAENDAALTKELDKQFAALDTLLDKYRKDKTSYEFTSYDKVGKADRKELQDAVNALAEPLSKLAAAVVVK, encoded by the coding sequence ATGCGAGCCGTCCGACTCACTGTTGTCACCGCCGCCGCCACCGCGGCGACCCTGGCCGCCGTCACGGGCTGCACCCAGAAGAGCGACGCCAAGTCCGGTGGCGACCGCGTCGTCGAGGTCACCGCCACGGACGACAAGTGCGATGTCTCCAAGACCCGTTTCCCGGCCGGCCATGTCGAGCTGTCCATAGAGAACAAGGGCTCCAAGGTCACCGAGGTCTATGTCCTGTTCCCGGACGACCGGATCGTCAGCGAGCGCGAGAACATCGGCCCCGGCACCAAGCAGAAGCTGACCGCCGAGGTGAAGGCCGGCTCGTACGAGATCGCCTGCAAGCCCGGCATGAAGGGCGACGGCATCCGCCAGAAGGTGACCGTCACCGGCGGCAAGGCCGTCAAGCGTGACGCCCGCCTGGACAAGGCCGTCGCCGCCTACCGGACGTACGCGCAGGAGCAGGCCGATGAGACGCTGCCCAAGGTGACGACGTTCACGGACGCCGTGCGCAAGGGCGACCTGAAGGCCGCGCAGGCCGCGTACGCCCCGTCCCGTCTCGGCTGGGAGCGCACCGAGCCCGTCGCCGAGTCCTTCGGTGACATCGACCCGAAGGTCGACGTCCGCGCGGACGGCCTGGAGGAGGGGCAGGACCCGAAGACGGACTGGACCGGCTGGCACCGCCTGGAGAAGGCGCTGTGGCAGGACAAGAAGATCGGCTCGCGGGAGAAGGAGCTGGCGACACAGCTCGACAAGGACCTCAAGGACTGGCAGACCCGCGTCGGCAAGGCGGACATCACGCCGACCTCCATGGCCAACGGCGCCAAGGAGCTCCTCGACGAGGTCGCCACCGGCAAGGTCACGGGCGAGGAGGAGCGCTACTCGCACACCGACCTCGTCGACTTCAAGGCCAACGTCGAGGGTGCCGAGAAGGCGTACGACCTGCTCAAGCCCGTCGCCGCGGAGAACGACGCCGCGCTGACGAAGGAGCTCGACAAGCAGTTCGCCGCCCTGGACACGCTGCTCGACAAGTACCGCAAGGACAAGACCTCCTACGAGTTCACCTCCTACGACAAGGTCGGCAAGGCGGACCGCAAGGAGCTCCAGGACGCGGTGAACGCGCTCGCGGAGCCGCTGTCCAAGCTCGCCGCCGCCGTCGTCGTCAAGTAG
- the efeB gene encoding iron uptake transporter deferrochelatase/peroxidase subunit: MTDTTTDVSVGSDNSRTPSRRSLLAVGGAGLALGAAAAGGAVAVTRTGDDPQPVADSGGAVSFHGAHQAGIATAVQDRLHFASFDVKTDDRDEFVQLLKDWTKAASRMTEGHAVGEGAYGGLPEAPPDDTGEALGLKPSRLTLTIGFGPSLFEKFGLADRRPEALVDLPKFPGDNLDKARSDGDLCIQACADDPQIAVHAIRNLARIGFGKVAVRWSQLGFGKTSSTTPDAQTPRNLMGFKDGTRNIAGTETDRLDRHVWVGAKDTDAGSAWMTGGSYLVARRIRMNIETWDRTSLQEQEDVFGRDKGEGAPVGKAKERDEPFLKAMKPDAHVRLAHPDSNAGATILRRGYSFTDGTDGLGRLEAGLFFLAYQKDVRKGFIRVQRNLSRSDALNEYIQHVGSAVFAVPPGVRDSGDWWGRALFSKEA; the protein is encoded by the coding sequence ATGACGGACACCACCACCGATGTCTCGGTCGGATCGGACAACTCCCGTACGCCGTCGCGTCGTTCGCTGCTCGCGGTGGGCGGTGCCGGGCTCGCGCTCGGTGCCGCCGCCGCGGGGGGCGCCGTCGCCGTGACGCGGACCGGTGACGATCCCCAGCCGGTCGCCGACTCGGGCGGCGCCGTGTCGTTCCACGGCGCGCACCAGGCCGGAATCGCCACCGCCGTGCAGGATCGTCTGCACTTCGCGTCGTTCGACGTGAAGACCGACGACCGCGACGAGTTCGTGCAGCTCCTGAAGGACTGGACGAAGGCCGCGTCCCGCATGACGGAGGGGCACGCGGTCGGCGAGGGAGCGTACGGCGGTCTGCCCGAGGCACCGCCGGACGACACCGGCGAGGCGCTCGGCCTCAAGCCGTCCCGGCTCACCCTCACCATCGGCTTCGGCCCGTCCCTGTTCGAGAAGTTCGGGCTTGCGGACCGGCGGCCGGAGGCGCTCGTCGACCTGCCCAAGTTCCCCGGCGACAATCTCGACAAGGCCCGCAGTGACGGCGACCTGTGCATCCAGGCATGCGCGGACGATCCACAGATCGCCGTGCACGCCATCCGCAACCTCGCCAGGATCGGCTTCGGCAAGGTCGCCGTCCGCTGGTCCCAGCTCGGCTTCGGCAAGACGTCGTCGACCACTCCGGACGCGCAGACCCCGCGCAACCTGATGGGCTTCAAGGACGGCACCCGCAACATCGCCGGCACCGAGACGGACCGTCTGGACCGGCACGTATGGGTCGGCGCCAAGGACACGGACGCGGGCTCGGCCTGGATGACCGGGGGTTCGTACCTCGTCGCCCGGCGCATCCGGATGAACATCGAGACGTGGGACCGTACGTCGCTCCAGGAGCAGGAGGACGTCTTCGGCCGCGACAAGGGCGAGGGCGCCCCGGTCGGCAAAGCCAAGGAGCGCGACGAGCCGTTCCTGAAGGCGATGAAGCCGGACGCGCACGTGCGGCTCGCGCACCCCGACTCCAACGCGGGGGCGACCATCCTGCGCCGCGGCTACTCCTTCACCGACGGCACGGACGGCCTCGGCCGTCTGGAGGCCGGCCTGTTCTTCCTGGCCTACCAGAAGGACGTGCGCAAGGGGTTCATCCGCGTGCAGCGCAACCTGTCGCGCAGCGACGCGCTCAACGAGTACATCCAGCACGTGGGTTCGGCCGTCTTCGCCGTCCCGCCGGGCGTCCGGGACTCCGGCGACTGGTGGGGCCGGGCGCTGTTCTCCAAGGAGGCATGA
- a CDS encoding biliverdin-producing heme oxygenase produces the protein MGTPFSTLIRTASHEQHTEAESTTFMSDLLGGSLGVDAYARYTEQLWFVYRALEEAAKGLEGSAVAGPFIQAELFRVPAIERDLAHLRGAGWRDGVSALPATQAYASRVAECAQDWPGGYVAHHYTRYLGDLSGGQIIRDKAEKNWGFARKGDGVRFYVFEGVPNPAAFKRSYRVLLDGVRADELEKLRIVAECKRAFALNTAVFRALGEEFSSAA, from the coding sequence ATGGGTACGCCGTTCTCCACCCTGATCCGCACCGCCTCTCACGAGCAGCACACAGAGGCCGAGAGCACCACGTTCATGAGCGACCTTCTCGGCGGATCCCTCGGCGTCGACGCCTACGCCCGGTACACCGAGCAACTCTGGTTCGTCTACCGGGCCTTGGAGGAGGCGGCGAAGGGGCTGGAGGGGTCCGCCGTCGCCGGCCCGTTCATCCAGGCCGAGCTGTTCCGGGTTCCCGCCATCGAGCGGGATCTGGCCCACCTCCGCGGGGCCGGGTGGCGCGACGGCGTTTCCGCACTGCCGGCCACCCAGGCGTACGCCTCGCGCGTCGCCGAGTGCGCCCAGGACTGGCCCGGGGGCTACGTCGCCCACCACTACACCCGGTACCTGGGGGATCTGTCCGGCGGCCAGATCATTCGCGACAAGGCCGAGAAGAACTGGGGCTTCGCCCGCAAGGGTGATGGCGTGCGGTTCTACGTGTTCGAGGGTGTTCCGAACCCTGCGGCTTTCAAGCGGAGTTATCGCGTTCTGCTCGACGGAGTTCGCGCCGACGAGCTCGAGAAGCTGCGCATCGTGGCCGAGTGCAAGCGGGCGTTCGCCCTCAACACCGCCGTCTTCAGGGCTCTCGGCGAGGAGTTCAGCAGCGCCGCCTGA
- a CDS encoding PhzF family phenazine biosynthesis protein, with the protein MTDYDVLRVFCGPHGDHGNELGVVREGSDVPDEGDRQALAAKLGFSETVFVDDPERGVIDIYTPTVRLPFAGHPCVGTAWLLDVPELVTPAGVVGTRLDGEFTWIEARPEWAPPRTLREYGSAAEVENLPVPPPGEWIYAWAWEDVAAGRVRARGFPGRNDGIDEDEATGAAALLLTAHLHRALNITQGKGSQILTAPQPDGLIEVGGRVRLT; encoded by the coding sequence GTGACGGACTACGACGTGCTCCGAGTCTTCTGCGGACCCCATGGCGACCACGGCAATGAGCTCGGGGTCGTACGAGAGGGAAGCGACGTCCCCGACGAGGGCGACCGGCAGGCTCTGGCGGCGAAGCTCGGCTTCAGCGAGACGGTGTTCGTGGACGACCCCGAGCGCGGCGTCATCGACATCTACACGCCGACCGTGCGCCTCCCCTTCGCCGGACACCCGTGCGTCGGTACGGCCTGGCTCCTGGACGTGCCCGAACTGGTCACCCCCGCGGGAGTGGTGGGCACGCGGCTGGACGGCGAGTTCACCTGGATCGAGGCGCGACCGGAGTGGGCGCCGCCCCGGACGCTGCGCGAGTACGGCTCGGCGGCGGAGGTGGAGAACCTCCCGGTTCCCCCGCCGGGGGAGTGGATCTACGCCTGGGCGTGGGAGGACGTGGCGGCAGGAAGGGTGAGGGCCCGGGGGTTCCCGGGCAGGAACGACGGAATCGACGAGGACGAGGCGACCGGAGCGGCAGCACTCCTGCTCACGGCGCACCTGCACAGGGCCCTGAACATCACGCAGGGCAAGGGCTCCCAGATTCTCACGGCCCCCCAGCCCGACGGTCTGATCGAAGTGGGCGGCAGGGTCCGCCTGACCTGA